A region of the Variovorax sp. 54 genome:
GGCCCAGTACTTCGAAGTCCATCCCGAGAACCCCCAGCAGCGCCTCTTGAAGCAGGCCGTGGCGCTGCTCGCGCGCGGCGAGATCGTGGCGGTGCCCACGGACTCCAGCTACGCGCTGGCCTGCCACCTGGACGACAAGGACGCGGTCGACCAGCTGCGCCGCATTCGCCAGGTCGACGACAAGCACCACCTCACGCTGCTGTGCCGCGACCTGAGCGAGCTGGCCAACTACGCGCGCGTCGACAACAAGCAATACCGCCTGCTGAAAGCCGCCACGCCCGGGCCCTACACCTTCCTGCTCGAAGCCACCAAGGAAGTGCCGCGCCGTGTGAGCCATCCGCAGCGCAAGACCATCGGCCTGCGCGTGCCCGACCACAAGGTGCTGCTGGAGCTGCTGGCGCTGCACGGCGCGCCGCTCTTGGCCACCACCCTCATCGCCCCCGGCGAGACCGAGGCGCTGAACGACGCGCAGGAAATCCGCGAGCGCTTCGAGAAGCAGATCGGCGCCGTCATCGACGCCGGCGCCTGCCCGTCGCAGCCGACCACCGTGGTCGACCTCACGCCCATGGGCACGGGCGACGACCCGGTCGTGGTGCGCCAGGGCCGCGGCGCACTCGCGGTGCTTGGCCTCTGACAAACGGCTCGGCCGCCCCATTCCTCTCTGACACAATCGCGCAGTGGATATTTCCAATCTGATACAGACGGTCCTGATTTACGCACTGCCGGTGATCTTCGCGATCACCGTGCACGAAGCGGCGCACGGCTACGTGGCACGCCACTTCGGGGACAACACCGCGGCCATGATGGGCCGCGTGACGCTCAACCCCCTGAAGCACATCGACCCCGTCGGGACCATCCTGATGCCGCTGATGCTGTACTTCGCGACCTCGGGCGCCTTCCTGTTCGGCTATGCCAAGCCGGTGCCGGTCAACTTCAACCGCCTGCGCCACCCCAAGCGCGACATGGTGTGGGTCGCGCTCGCGGGCCCGGCGTCCAATTTCATCCAGGCCATCCTGTGGGCCGTGCTGCTGATCGTGATCGTCGCGGCCGGCGTCAATGAAACCTTT
Encoded here:
- a CDS encoding L-threonylcarbamoyladenylate synthase, giving the protein MAQYFEVHPENPQQRLLKQAVALLARGEIVAVPTDSSYALACHLDDKDAVDQLRRIRQVDDKHHLTLLCRDLSELANYARVDNKQYRLLKAATPGPYTFLLEATKEVPRRVSHPQRKTIGLRVPDHKVLLELLALHGAPLLATTLIAPGETEALNDAQEIRERFEKQIGAVIDAGACPSQPTTVVDLTPMGTGDDPVVVRQGRGALAVLGL
- a CDS encoding site-2 protease family protein, encoding MDISNLIQTVLIYALPVIFAITVHEAAHGYVARHFGDNTAAMMGRVTLNPLKHIDPVGTILMPLMLYFATSGAFLFGYAKPVPVNFNRLRHPKRDMVWVALAGPASNFIQAILWAVLLIVIVAAGVNETFFIKMCQGGVLVNLVMWAFNLFPLPPLDGGRVLAGLLPNGPAQNFLARIEPYGFFIVMGLVIAGVVSTYWLQPLMDVGYFVINLIITPLKAMLL